The nucleotide sequence TGTTTCTCATTGTCTATTACGGGGATTGTACTTTCGTCAACCTGTATATAATCACTTGACAGTATTTCTGCCTTTAGTTTGTCGTACAACGGCTTTAGTCTTTCGCAAGTAGCGGCGAACCATCCGTTAATGGTAGAATCATTAAGTATGACGCCATTTTCTTTATACTTCTGTATCACCCTGTAGAAAGGCAGGTGATACATGAACTTATCCATGATGATATCGGTAAGAACAGATGCTCCGGCAATGCATTTATCTATTGCCACAGGCGGTATTTCTGCTATTTCAAAGGCTCTTCTTTCCGGATGTTGGATCTGGATGTTGGATTTGAGAACGTATTTATGACGTATGATCCGTCTGATATATACCATTGCAGGAATCCTCTCAAGCGAGTCTGTAACTTCAGGTGCCAATTCCGTATATTCCTCTTCGTTTATTCCTTTGGGATAGATATGTTCCTCCTTAACAGGAAGCTTGGAAGTATCAAGGGGCTTGCGTGAAGGTTTCTCATTATGGCGGCTTACTTTTTTTTCAATATTTTCTTGCTCCAGGGCCACCTCGGCCTCAAGTCTTGCTTTCTCATCAGCACTCATCTGTTCTGGGAAGAGGTTAAGCTGGAGATTATCCGGATTCAGAGGTAGATGTTTTTCGCTCATGCTGCCGAATATCTTTTTACGAAGCCATGCGAGCTGGTTCTCCAAACTGGCTACCAAACCCTTAAGTCGTTCATTCTCTTCTCGTAATATTTTTGCTTCCGATTCTGTCATTCCCCCGTTTTATTTACAGGGTAAATGTAGTGAATATCAATTGTTTATACAAATTATTAACTAATTATTTGCTGTTATAATTACAGATTTCTCAGATGTTCCAGTCGGGTTTGCCTACTATCGGGTTTCTCCATGATTCCTTCCACCAGAAGAACCAGGTCACGCCATTGCATCGGGTATGACGCATTATTCACTGAAGAACAATCTGGTAATACGAAGGTACCTCGGTCCAGCATCTTGCAGTATATCACCATTCCTCCTGGTTCCCAATGAAGCAGTTTGATACGGTTACGGCTCTTATTAATAAAGATGAACACTTCCCCGTTATGAGGATTTGAACCCATCCTGTTCGTAACAAGGCCACTTAATGTGTGGAAGCTTTTTCGCATATCCGTAGGCTCGCTATATAGTAGGTAGCGGTTACTGTCACCCAGACTAAACATGACCCACAGCACATAAGATTATACTTCTGAGCTGAGAGCTGTCAAGCTCACCTTGTATTCTGATCATTACACCGCCTGCAGTCTGCAGTTCGATATTCAGATTGCAATTGGTTTCACTTTGAGAGGCTGATGCTTTCTTAGCCTTTCGTGTAAGGGGCGGACACGGTATAAAAGTACCTTTATCTCCAAGTTCAAGCAGTTCATTGGGTGAACACGCATCTTTAGCCTTCTCGTACCTGCCTTTTGCCTCATAAAATCGCCATTGGGCAATTCCAAGTTCTTCAAGACGGGATTTAAAACTTACTTTTTGCTCCGTACAATGAAGTACAATGGAGGCTACTTCTTCTTTTGTCATCATAATCTTATTGTTTTTGGCAAAGATAACAGCCTAACAATAATAAAAAAAGATGGATTTCACCGGAGGCTTACAGACAAACCCACCACCCTCTTTTCGCCGTTGTGATTAGCTTGCAAAATTGTATCTTTGGCTTATTAGCAACAACACGTTTATCAGCAAATACTTCACCACGATTGTTGTGATTAGCTTGCAAAATTGTATCTTTGGCTTATTAGCAACAACAGGATGTTCACATCTCACTGTTGCATAGATGTTTAAGCAAAGAATTAGAAACAAAAAAAATTGGCGTTTCTTTAATAAATCCTGCTCATTGAGTGGGATTTATTATTTTAAAACAGTTCAAGTTGTTGACCAACAGCTTGAACTTTCTTTTCTTTTCTACCATAAAATATCTCCATACTAGCAAACTGTTTGTCTGTTATGCATAAAATTCCAATATGTCCTTTTTCTGGTAATATGGACTTTACACGAATTATATGAACATCTGCATTTTCTTTACTCGCACAGTGACGCACATAAATAGAAAACTGAAACATCGTAAAACCATCGGATATAATTTTTTTACGAAAATCCGCATAGATTTTACGTTCTTTCTTTGTTTCTGTTGGTAAATCAAAAAACACGAGTACCCACATAATTCTATATTCACTGAATCGTTCCATAATTCAATGTAAATAATCCGTTTAACCCCATTCGGGATAACTAATCTTTCTTACTTCTCCACTAAAACATTTATATAAAGAAGCCGTGGTCTGTGAAACAGCAATCATTAAAGGACTGCGTTTTCCATTAATTACAACATCTAAGACAGGTATTGACAGCAACTTCATCTTTAATTCTGAAGTCAGATTCTCACCCCTTAATTCATTCTCTGGTAATTCTACTATCAATTTATCGACAAACGGACGATAAGGTTCCATAATATCGTCTGCCAAACAATAAGCGTTATATTTATTATGATGGTGAATTCCAAGTGTTGGCAAAAGTCCACTGCTCACTAATGACTTCGCAACTATGGCACGAAGTATGGCATATCCGTAATTGAGTAATGCATTTGGAGCTACACCCTCTCGATGCCTTGTAAAATCAGAAATATGAGGAAACAGATTTGCCCAGTAATAAACTGCAGCTCGGGCCTCATAATTATCAGGATCACCGCTTTTTACATCATTTGCCCATATCCTCATATTATTAACTATGACTCTCCTCGTATCTTCCAAAAGAAAAGCTTGATTTTCAATTTTAGACTTGATTGTTTGTTGCCATAATTGTTTTTTAAGAGGGATTGAGGCATCAATTTGTTCTCTGAATCGCTCGCTCTGGGTTGTATTACCACAAAGAGGCAGCATAAGTCCAACAGGTAGATGTGAAGAGTCACAGGTAATTATAGCGCAATTATTTTCAAGGAGCATTTCCAACAGCCCATGGGTAATTGTAATTTGTTTATGGTCCAATATAATTACGCCAATATCTTCTATAGGAATGGTACGTTCCGACTCCTTTTTAAAGGAATCGGACACCGTGTCATTCTTTTCTATTTCAGGTAATCGTAACACTAACTGTGTATTTCGAAGACTCAAATAGACTGGATTTCCAAAGTACAATGTTTTTTTAATCATAGCTTAACAATTTGACCTAATCTGTTTGTCTTAATTTTTATACAGATTTCTTTTATCATTTCTCCACTCCATGTTCGCTGAGCTTTATTATTCGATCCAAGTTCAGTAGTCTGTAGTATTGGAGATGCAACGAAGTGAGGAATACAGTGACATTCATTATCTGTGCAAGAAACAAACTTATAAATTCGATCTTGAATAATATTATCAATCTCTATAACACGCCCTTCTTCATCAAATGAAGGAACATAAACCAAATCTCCTGGTGAAAGCCAAAAAAGTAATTTTTCTTCCTTACTATTCTTTTCCGGAACAGGAATTAAACCTTGTTTTTGTCTTTCTGCCACTTCGTTTAAAGGCACAGTAAAGTAGCTTCTTGAACCTTCATCCGAAACATAAACAGCAAAGAAAAGATTGGTTCCTTTTGCTGCCTCCACGTACTTAGTTTTTTTATTACCCGTTTGACCAACAGTAAATTTATTGCCCATTATCTCGTAGGTCCTTACTTTTTTGATTGGCTTATGAAACTTGCCATCATTTAATGCAGTCATATTTACATTTAATGTATCTAAGCCATCTGTTGAAAATGCAAGTTCTGGATGCTCAATAATTTTATCCCCTTTAATCTCATTATAGGAGGCTAGGTGTTTGAGTAATATCTTTTGAATACCAGTATCTGTTATAGATTCTATTCTTGAAGAAGTAAACGAATCATCGAGTGTTACGCGAGATGCAGCACAATCATTGTCAAAGTAATAGATATCAACTTTTGTAACATCTGCTCCGTTGTGTTTATTTTCTCTATCTTTGAAAAACTTGACAATATATTTGCTTCCCTTTTCACCATATTTTGAGTAAAGAAAACCTATTTCTTTCCTTAATGACTTATCAACAATATTTCTCCAATCTTCAATAGCTTGGCTAAGTCGCACCGTTTTAGTTTTACGTAAAGATACAGCTGCCGAAACAGTATCCTTATGCATTGGTTTTCTGATGGCCCAACTCTCTCCTTTTGATTGTTTTACAATTTCTTTTTTCCCATTAACAAAACACTCATATCTATTAGTCGCTTTATTCACTACACGTAGATTTTGTTTAAAACTAACTATAATAGACTGAAGAACTTCATGAGCATCTTGAGTAAATGTAGGCCAAGGCTTATAAAACTCTTTCGCAACCTCAATCTTTTTTGTAACAGTTACACCATCCTTTAGCTCCTGTTTTTCCAAAATCTCTATACGTCTCAGTTTTCTTCTTAAATCATAACGTTTGTCTTTCGATTTGGAGTGAGCTGATTCGTTGTTCAGGTAATTAACATGACTCCGCGTCGCACAAGCAATTACAATTGCATCCATGGCATGATGCCTATGGTCAATTCTCTTTTTGTTAAATCCTTTCTGTAATTCTAAAGGCATTTCAATTTGGAAAACTCTTTTACCCTGTTTATTCTCCCATTGTCCAAATTTATCGCTATTTGTTAGCCGATTGAGTCTTTCAAAACGTGGGTATATAATTGTATTCCAGATATCATTTAACCCCCAATCTCTTTTCAGTTTGTCAGTAATTGATCCGGTACATACAATTACATTTTTAGAAATGGCCTCCTCTTCGTCTTTTTCTCTTACCACACTGGACAATAGCTTCTTAATTTCACGACTTATATATCTGCTATCATTTAATTGCCTCTCAATAAAAGAATCCGGAATTGTATCCATTAATAATTTCTTCTTTTTAGCAACAGAACCTGCATAATGAGATTGAATAAACTCAGTATAGGAGTCTGCTGTAAAAAGTTTCACTTTCTTTCCCAAACCAATTTCAATTATTTTTCCTTCATTTTGCTTAATATATTCGTATGCCAGCAGATTATCCTTGTCTTTGTTTACTGCAGACTCGCAAATTACTTTATTAGAAAAAGAGTCATCAAAATAACGTGATTGGGGAATAACGTGTTCTATTTCATAATCGGAAGTAAAAAGACGTGCCAATGGTATCATCTGCCCCGTATAAGGTGACCGATATTTTTGTTCCAACCAACATTTATATTTTATAAGATCTGATGCTGAAGGCTGTGCCATCTTAGATATCTTGCTAATTGCATCATAATCTGGATCTTCCTTTGTTAGCATATTTAAAACACCTTCTTCGTAAATCCTAAGAATTTCCTGCTGAGACGGTGAATAGGGCCTCACTCCTTCAATGTCTTTCTGATTGGCCAATTCTGCTAAAAGGGCTTTTATACGCAAATTGGTATTCTCATTTTCCACATTTTGAATAGTCATCCTTAAACGCTTATCAGCCGGATTTTTCATTTCCCGCCCCAGCTCTATATGTATTTCATTAAAGTATCCATAGGTTTTCCACAAGTCTTTTACCACCTTTAATGTCTCCACAACAACAACCTCTACTATCGGATTTCGGAGTCCGTGTTGTTTGAACACATGTTTTAAGTAATAATCAATATCCTCGGGAGTTTCCCATTTCATAACATCACCAGATTCAGAATGGCGATCGTACACAATATAGCTGGCAAGCCATAGAGGCAAGCCCTGAAAATCTTTTATTTCATTTAACTTTAGAGCTTTATCCCTGGTTCTTATTTTAATAGTTTCATCACATTCGCCATCAATCATCTTTTGGATTCGATCCTTTGTTAAATCGGCTATCTCATTTTCAGACCAGCGACTTCCCATACGCATAAGTTGCAGTAATTTCTTAATTGCTTTGGCAGAATAAGAACCGTATTCTTTCTTGAAAGGAGGAAAATTTTTGAACTGTTCAACAAAAGCTACCTTTTGCTCTTCGTTTAGCTCTTTTTTAATAGCAAAAGAAGTTAGTGCTTTCTCTATATCATACTTATCTTCAACCGAGTAGAGAATATGCCACAACGATTCTTCTGTGTCTTTATCAAAGAACTCAGCAGGAATATTCCCTGCTTTATTTAGTCTGGTTTTCAACACTGAACGAGTTTCATTACAAGGATAAGCTTTGTCTTCAACATAATTCCAGCGATATTTATCTATATTCTTTTTTAAACCTAATACAGGATATTTTAGAAATCCCTTTTGATCAATTTCCTTGTGTTCGTTTAACCAATCAAAAAGCAAAACATATTCTTCTTGAGTGGGGAAAAATTCAGGAGTTACATCCTGGTCAAACTTCATCGTATCACCCACCATTTTTTCACGTTCTATAATTCGCAAATTTTTAATAAACTGCCAAAGTCTGAATTCCTGAAATAAAGGATGCGATTTAGCAATGCATTTTATGGGAGAATAAGCTAATTCTTTTGTTACTGGATCCACAAAACAACGCCTTTCGAATGAACAATTTTCAATCAGCGATTTTTTGCTTTTTAGCGGTCTTTGATAAAAAATCACATCCTCTGTTATAAATCTTGTAAAATCATAGTTAGCCACAGAAAGCCTGCGAGATTCATTACTGCGATATAATTCTTCAACACATTTACTGTAAATCATTTTATCATTCAGCTCCGGATGGAACTCTTTTTGTTTATTCAAAATAGCTATAAGTTCGCATTTATAAAATTTGCGTTCTATAGTACGAATCAATCCTCCCTTAATTTTTTGATCAGGAGTTTCCAAAAGTGTATCATATATATAAGAACCAACAGTTTTACCACTTTTACCCAAATCAGATTCCGTTTTCTTTTTGAGTAAAGTCCAGTCATTTTCGGCAGGAGCCCTAAATTTTCTTTTTTCTTTTCCTTCTTTATCTTTTAGCGCATTTCCATTTTCATCAATATCTGTGGTAACGATAAATTCTTTTATTTTACCTACCCAATCTAAAGGTATTTTACTTGTACGCCTATAAATCCACCCATTTTCCAGAAAAACATTATACCAGATTTCTCCATTTTTTCCGGAAGATGAATTATCAGCTTCGACCCGAATAACCTTTAAAGCAAAATATTCCTCTTTTTTCCCTTCCTTTATAGTTTCATCTTCTTCGCCTCTTAGTTGGTAGTAACCTCTTTTATTGTTGAATTGGAGTATAATCCAGCCTAACTCTTCTTTAGTTATAGCTTTATCCAATGCTTTCTTTCTTAAATAGTAAATCGTCCAATCGTAAGGTACTTTTTTGTTGTTTTGAACCAATTCAGGCTGATGCATTTGGAAATCTTTCAGCATTTCAGTGAAAGAATTTATAAATATAAATTGAGACTTTCCAAGTTCATCTTTCTTATAAGCATATTTTGGCTCTTCTTCCCCAATAAATTTACCTAATCTATTAACGAAATCAATCTTTTCTGCATAATGAACCGGAAGAAAATTCATAGTATTTAATAAACGATGAATACGCTCCCTTCTTAACAAAGATCGTTCGAGCAGTCGCCTTACACCTCGTAACCTTGTTCTTTCAGAAGTTTGGGTTTGTGTAATTCCATTGTTGAAGTTTTTCATAGTTTCAGCATCCATTGGAATGATGCGACTTCCTGCATTAATAATATTTTTATAAGATCCCTCGTCATCTTTCTGCACGATAGCCCATCCAATGCTATTTGTTCCTAAATCGAGCCCTAAAATTTTAGTCATGGTTTTATAATTTAATATTACGAAATAGTGCTAAGAATTGTAAAATTAATTAATAGAATTTATTATACAAATTATTTATCTAATAATTTGGAAATTAAATAATAAGCCTTACATTTGTCACATACAATTTTAAGCTAATCACAATA is from uncultured Macellibacteroides sp. and encodes:
- a CDS encoding IS66 family transposase, giving the protein MTESEAKILREENERLKGLVASLENQLAWLRKKIFGSMSEKHLPLNPDNLQLNLFPEQMSADEKARLEAEVALEQENIEKKVSRHNEKPSRKPLDTSKLPVKEEHIYPKGINEEEYTELAPEVTDSLERIPAMVYIRRIIRHKYVLKSNIQIQHPERRAFEIAEIPPVAIDKCIAGASVLTDIIMDKFMYHLPFYRVIQKYKENGVILNDSTINGWFAATCERLKPLYDKLKAEILSSDYIQVDESTIPVIDNEKHRAVKGYMWCVRDALHGSVCFSYDFGSRSKSTAQKLLLGYHGNIQTDGYNVYDSFEGKEGITLYGCWAHARRKFVEALDEDDEKATQAIVYIKKLYRIESLADEQKLTPEERREKRRKEAYPVICEFEKWLSDTWLKVLRTSRVGKAIQYSYTLLPRLARYVNDGRINIDNNLIENAIRPLAIGRKNYLFCGNDDAAIRAAIIYSLISSCKAVNVDPREWMIDVLRKLPIYKESKKNICELLPKYWEKSLNTANS
- the tnpB gene encoding IS66 family insertion sequence element accessory protein TnpB (TnpB, as the term is used for proteins encoded by IS66 family insertion elements, is considered an accessory protein, since TnpC, encoded by a neighboring gene, is a DDE family transposase.), with protein sequence MFSLGDSNRYLLYSEPTDMRKSFHTLSGLVTNRMGSNPHNGEVFIFINKSRNRIKLLHWEPGGMVIYCKMLDRGTFVLPDCSSVNNASYPMQWRDLVLLVEGIMEKPDSRQTRLEHLRNL
- the cas2 gene encoding CRISPR-associated endonuclease Cas2; translation: MERFSEYRIMWVLVFFDLPTETKKERKIYADFRKKIISDGFTMFQFSIYVRHCASKENADVHIIRVKSILPEKGHIGILCITDKQFASMEIFYGRKEKKVQAVGQQLELF
- the cas1 gene encoding type II CRISPR-associated endonuclease Cas1; this translates as MIKKTLYFGNPVYLSLRNTQLVLRLPEIEKNDTVSDSFKKESERTIPIEDIGVIILDHKQITITHGLLEMLLENNCAIITCDSSHLPVGLMLPLCGNTTQSERFREQIDASIPLKKQLWQQTIKSKIENQAFLLEDTRRVIVNNMRIWANDVKSGDPDNYEARAAVYYWANLFPHISDFTRHREGVAPNALLNYGYAILRAIVAKSLVSSGLLPTLGIHHHNKYNAYCLADDIMEPYRPFVDKLIVELPENELRGENLTSELKMKLLSIPVLDVVINGKRSPLMIAVSQTTASLYKCFSGEVRKISYPEWG
- a CDS encoding type II CRISPR RNA-guided endonuclease Cas9, which produces MTKILGLDLGTNSIGWAIVQKDDEGSYKNIINAGSRIIPMDAETMKNFNNGITQTQTSERTRLRGVRRLLERSLLRRERIHRLLNTMNFLPVHYAEKIDFVNRLGKFIGEEEPKYAYKKDELGKSQFIFINSFTEMLKDFQMHQPELVQNNKKVPYDWTIYYLRKKALDKAITKEELGWIILQFNNKRGYYQLRGEEDETIKEGKKEEYFALKVIRVEADNSSSGKNGEIWYNVFLENGWIYRRTSKIPLDWVGKIKEFIVTTDIDENGNALKDKEGKEKRKFRAPAENDWTLLKKKTESDLGKSGKTVGSYIYDTLLETPDQKIKGGLIRTIERKFYKCELIAILNKQKEFHPELNDKMIYSKCVEELYRSNESRRLSVANYDFTRFITEDVIFYQRPLKSKKSLIENCSFERRCFVDPVTKELAYSPIKCIAKSHPLFQEFRLWQFIKNLRIIEREKMVGDTMKFDQDVTPEFFPTQEEYVLLFDWLNEHKEIDQKGFLKYPVLGLKKNIDKYRWNYVEDKAYPCNETRSVLKTRLNKAGNIPAEFFDKDTEESLWHILYSVEDKYDIEKALTSFAIKKELNEEQKVAFVEQFKNFPPFKKEYGSYSAKAIKKLLQLMRMGSRWSENEIADLTKDRIQKMIDGECDETIKIRTRDKALKLNEIKDFQGLPLWLASYIVYDRHSESGDVMKWETPEDIDYYLKHVFKQHGLRNPIVEVVVVETLKVVKDLWKTYGYFNEIHIELGREMKNPADKRLRMTIQNVENENTNLRIKALLAELANQKDIEGVRPYSPSQQEILRIYEEGVLNMLTKEDPDYDAISKISKMAQPSASDLIKYKCWLEQKYRSPYTGQMIPLARLFTSDYEIEHVIPQSRYFDDSFSNKVICESAVNKDKDNLLAYEYIKQNEGKIIEIGLGKKVKLFTADSYTEFIQSHYAGSVAKKKKLLMDTIPDSFIERQLNDSRYISREIKKLLSSVVREKDEEEAISKNVIVCTGSITDKLKRDWGLNDIWNTIIYPRFERLNRLTNSDKFGQWENKQGKRVFQIEMPLELQKGFNKKRIDHRHHAMDAIVIACATRSHVNYLNNESAHSKSKDKRYDLRRKLRRIEILEKQELKDGVTVTKKIEVAKEFYKPWPTFTQDAHEVLQSIIVSFKQNLRVVNKATNRYECFVNGKKEIVKQSKGESWAIRKPMHKDTVSAAVSLRKTKTVRLSQAIEDWRNIVDKSLRKEIGFLYSKYGEKGSKYIVKFFKDRENKHNGADVTKVDIYYFDNDCAASRVTLDDSFTSSRIESITDTGIQKILLKHLASYNEIKGDKIIEHPELAFSTDGLDTLNVNMTALNDGKFHKPIKKVRTYEIMGNKFTVGQTGNKKTKYVEAAKGTNLFFAVYVSDEGSRSYFTVPLNEVAERQKQGLIPVPEKNSKEEKLLFWLSPGDLVYVPSFDEEGRVIEIDNIIQDRIYKFVSCTDNECHCIPHFVASPILQTTELGSNNKAQRTWSGEMIKEICIKIKTNRLGQIVKL